From Carassius auratus strain Wakin chromosome 1, ASM336829v1, whole genome shotgun sequence, the proteins below share one genomic window:
- the LOC113094728 gene encoding lysosomal alpha-glucosidase-like has protein sequence MVSYKRLTPEEVHFSGAALLDADESTDTDLKEEHPELPLLPQSPRCSITIALLTLGGLIVVLSGVWLLGTIFWLHKPPSTEPHRPPLPAVARSPNGTWLQPESCSQIPEAWRFDCYPERGVVVTEEMCHARNCCFIQQSQAKTSGRNGVPWCFYTPDYPSYELVSITNTEIGKAGKLLRNKKTYYPKDIDALQLEVLYEEDNRLHVKITDPAEKRYEVPIDVPVVQKRASSNPSYTVDFIKEPFGLIVKRAQTGTVLLNTSIAPLFYADQFLQMSTSLPSRFIYGLGEHRSNFLHDVQWNTLTMWARDVPPMELTNLYGVHPFYLSMESDGMAHGFFMLNSNAMDVALQPAPAITWRMIGGILDFYIFLGPDPSSVIAQYLDVVGKPAMPIYWALGYHLCRWGYKSSDKTWNVVKEMRNFGIPQDVQWNDIDYMDHALDFTYDTMNFSTLPDLVKDLHRHDQHYVMILDPGISNSQPSGSYWPFDEGKKRGIFINDSNGDILTGKVWPGLTAFPDFSNPDTHEWWYQNLKSFHEKVPFDGVWIDMNEPSNFFDGSLNGCPENDLENPPYTPGILGGTLKAKTVCASARQKISTHYNIHSLYGLMEAKATESALRKITDKRPFVISRSTFPSQGKYSGHWLGDNRSQWKDLATSIPGMLTFNILGIPLIGADICGFGGSTTEELCVRWTQLGAFYPFSRNHNSIDEQDQEPTAFSPAARIAMKEVILLRYSLFPHLYTLFHHAHISGQTVATPLLFQFPNDEKTYGIDKQFLWGKSLLVTPVLEAGQDHVVGYFPKGLWYDFHTGDTLVSSGEEINLKAPLDKINLHLREGSIIPTQRPNTTLWVSSGQPLNLIVSLSEDGLAKGDLFWDDGETIDTYEKDQYAYICFTVEQNTMTSEVLHNHEEAAYITVETVSFYGVKVKPENVTVNSQEAAFTYHDNQVLTVTDLGLNLSRNFTINWM, from the exons ATGGTGTCGTACAAGAGACTCACCCCTGAGGAAGTACATTTCTCAGGAGCTGCATTATTGGATGCTGATGAGTCGACGGACACCGATCTGAAAGAAGAACACCCAGAACTGCCCCTGCTGCCCCAGAGTCCTCGCTGCTCCATCACTATCGCCCTGCTGACCCTTGGAGGACTTATTGTGGTTCTCTCTGGTGTCTGGCTGCTTGGAACTATATTTTGGTTACATAAGCCACCCTCCACAGAACCTCACAGACCCCCTCTTCCCGCTGTGGCTAGAAGCCCAAACGGGACGTGGCTGCAGCCAGAGTCCTGCTCGCAGATACCAGAAGCATGGAGGTTTGACTGTTATCCAGAGAGAGGTGTGGTGGTCACGGAGGAGATGTGCCATGCTCGAAACTGCTGCTTCATACAGCAGTCACAGGCTAAGACATCAGGACGGAATGGAGTGCCCTGGTGTTTCTACACACCTGACTATCCATCCTACGAGTTGGTGTCAATTACTAACACTGAGATTGGGAAGGCTGGAAAACTGCTCCGGAACAAAAAAACCTATTATCCTAAAGACATAGATGCACTGCAGCTGGAGGTGCTGTATGAGGAGGACAACAGACTGCATGTGAAG ATAACAGATCCGGCTGAAAAGAGGTATGAGGTGCCTATAGATGTTCCTGTGGTTCAGAAAAGAGCATCATCAAACCCCTCTTACACTGTAGACTTCATCAAAGAACCCTTTGGGCTGATCGTCAAGAGAGCACAGACAGGAACTGTGCT GCTGAACACATCCATAGCTCCTCTCTTCTACGCGGATCAGTTTCTGCAGATGTCCACATCATTACCATCTCGTTTCATATATGGACTGGGTGAACATCGCTCCAACTTTCTGCATGACGTCCAGTGGAACACTCTCACTATGTGGGCTCGAGATGTCCCACCCATG GAGCTGACCAACCTCTATGGCGTCCATCCATTTTATCTTTCCATGGAATCTGATGGAATGGCACATGGGTTTTTCATGCTCAACAGCAATGCAATGG ATGTGGCTCTGCAGCCTGCTCCCGCTATCACCTGGCGCATGATTGGTGGGATCCTTGACTTTTACATTTTCCTAGGCCCGGATCCCAGCTCTGTGATCGCTCAGTACTTGGATGTTGTAG GGAAGCCTGCAATGCCCATCTACTGGGCTCTGGGCTATCATCTCTGCCGATGGGGCTACAAGTCAAGTGACAAAACCTGGAATGTTGTAAAAGAAATGCGTAATTTTGGGATACCTCAG gatGTTCAGTGGAATGACATTGACTACATGGATCATGCTTTAGATTTCACTTATGACACTATGAACTTTTCCACCCTTCCTGACCTTGTGAAAGACCTTCATAGACATGATCAACACTACGTCATGATCCTG GATCCCGGAATCAGTAACTCTCAGCCGTCTGGCTCCTACTGGCCATTTGATGAAGGGAAGAAGAGGGGCATCTTCATCAATGATTCGAATGGAGACATCCTTACTGGGAAG gtcTGGCCAGGACTCACGGCCTTTCCAGATTTCTCCAATCCAGACACACATGAATGGTGGTACCAGAATCTGAAGAGTTTCCATGAAAAAGTGCCTTTTGATGGCGTGTGGATT GACATGAATGAACCATCTAATTTTTTTGATGGATCACTGAATGGCTGTCCTGAGAATGACCTGGAAAATCCTCCCTACACCCCAG GGATTCTGGGTGGAACATTAAAGGCCAAGACTGTGTGTGCATCTGCACGTCAGAAAATCTCCACTCACTACAACATACACAGTCTGTATGGACTCATGGAAGCTAAGGCAACTGAAAG TGCTTTGAGGAAGATCACAGATAAGCGTCCCTTCGTCATTTCCCGCTCTACGTTTCCCAGTCAGGGCAAGTATTCAGGCCACTGGCTCGGAGACAACAGGAGCCAATGGAAAGACCTGGCCACATCCATACcag GTATGCTGACATTTAACATCCTGGGCATTCCTCTTATTGGGGCAGACATCTGTGGCTTTGGAGGCAGCACTACAGAAGAACTGTGTGTCCGATGGACCCAGCTTGGAGCTTTCTACCCCTTTTCAAGAAATCACAACTCCATAGATGAACAG GATCAGGAACCAACTGCATTTAGTCCTGCAGCTCGAATAGCAATGAAAGAAGTCATCCTCCTACGTTATTCCCTGTTCCCACATCTCTACACACTCTTCCATCATGCACACATCAGTGGACAGACAGTCGCCACACCACTGCTCTTCCA GTTCCCAAACGATGAGAAGACATACGGGATAGATAAACAGTTCCTATGGGGAAAGAGTTTGCTGGTCACACCGGTTTTGGAGGCAGGGCAAGATCATGTTGTAGGATATTTCCCTAAAGGTCTCTGGTACGATTTCCACACC GGTGACACATTGGTAAGCAGTGGAGAAGAAATCAATCTTAAGGCTCCATTAGACAAAATCAACCTACATCTCAGAGAGGGTTCCATCATACCTACACAG AGACCTAACACCACCCTGTGGGTGAGCAGCGGTCAGCCCCTTAATCTGATTGTGAGTCTGAGTGAGGACGGCCTGGCCAAGGGTGATTTATTTTGGGATGATGGAGAGACCATTGACACTTACGAGAAAGATCAGTATGCTTACATCTGTTTCACAGTGGAACAG AATACGATGACATCAGAGGTGCTGCATAATCATGAAGAGGCTGCTTACATCACAGTGGAGACCGTTTCCTTTTATGGGGTGAAGGTGAAGCCAGAAAACGTAACTGTGAATTCACAAGAGGCAGCGTTCACTTACCATGACAATCAG GTGCTGACAGTAACAGACTTGGGTCTGAACCTCAGTCGTAACTTCACAATCAACTGGATGTAA